In Cryptococcus neoformans var. neoformans B-3501A chromosome 3, whole genome shotgun sequence, the DNA window GAACGCAAGCATCCCAGAATGCCTTGGACTGGGAAATGGTCCAAGTACACTCGTCAGTCTTTACCCTCCATTTCAGTATTCAGTCCCTTCACCCAATTTGCACTATATGGTATCTCAAACACTAACAGGGAAAACCAAACGTAGCATCGCGCAAaccacctcctccaaccAAAGCAGGACAGGACCCATTATCCCCCGATAGCGCTTATATCAAGCattggaggaaggaagataaaCGCCGCGCAAAGGCGATGCGTAAAGCTGGTATCTGTCTTGTACGTCATCCCATGACTGTATCACTTCATCACTTGATTGAATCTACAAGCCCGGAAAAGTCTGAGAAACTGACATGTGCCATGTTTAGTTTGAAGGGTGGCAGGATGGACAGCTGGATGAGAGAATGGTAGAGGCAATGATGGCGGGGTGTGTGGTTGCTACTGTTCCTCCTCAAACTGACTATGGTATGTTTGCTTTCTCATCAACTCTGAATCTGAAATTCAGAGTTACCTAACGCCCTTTCAGACATGTTAAAACCactcatccttcctctttcaccccCTTCGTCCTCCGCTTCCCCactctctcttcctgtCAAACAGATATCtactcttcttgcttcccCACGCGCCTCTCAAAGATTAACATACAAGGCCCTTCAcgctttccttgctgctcgGCATCATTTTACCGTCCAAACAAGGTTCGAACGGGTTTGGAATGTAGTCAAGGgttgggaggaagggaagagaggatatgATTTTGATGAGGGTCTGATGGGGTTTAGGTGGGATTGTGGGACGGtgatggatggggatgCAGGAAGGCCGGCATGGTGTAAAGATTGACTTGATGATATGTAAGCTTTATGCATACGCTTACGACTAACAACGGTGATGACAGAAGGAAATGATTTTTTGTCCAAGCTCTGCAGTGCTCTTTCCATGCCAACTATTGCGTGACACATGGGAGTTGTCATATTCCCCTATTTCCCTGCAACAGGAGGGGAAGCAACTTCTCGCAGATGCTTATAAAGCCGACCCGCCCGATTTTACTCCAGATTTGTTGATGTTGACTTTGGAGACATAACCGGCTCCTCCCTTAGTCCAAGTGACCAAAGTGGATTGTAGGGTGATGGAATGCGGAAGACAGTTTAGAAAGCGGCTGCCGTGAGTCTCCCAAGAAGTGAATCCGTCGGAGGAACGTTCATGCAAGCTGTGGGGACCCCACCGGATGCGGCCGCCGTTTAAGACAAGGGggctgccgctgctgcgAGCGGAACTGAAAAAAAACCACGAATATATTGGCCGTTTGGGGGGTGAAATTACAAAAAAAGGCATAGGCCAATCAGCTGGGGCGATAACGGCGTTGTTATCAGGGACGGCGAAAAGGTCCGGGCTCGTTTAGGCCGTTTAGGAAATTGGGAGCGGGACATATACAATAGGCACGCGGGTCGATCTGGGGAAGTGCTCGGGGTTTTGCGGCAATGGAATTAGGCGCGGACGGAGCTCAGGTACGAGAAGTTTGGGGGCATCATCTAGGCGTTTGGTGTCATCACCCGCGTAGTTTCTCCCCCCTTCGATTCacatctcttttctctttctgttttcttcttttttcccaAGTTATAAAATTAAACACGCACATCAAATACAGACAATGTCCGTCGTCACCAAGGTTCACGCTCGTCAGGTAtgtgctcttcttcctatCCTGTGCCCGTCGGCAATACAGACACCAACCATGTTGCGCAACGTTCGACTGACTTCCATTTCCCATCACGTAGATCTTCGACTCTCGAGATAagtccatcttctccttccggCGTTTCTAGGGTTCTGCCTGCCACGTTTTGATCATGTGGCCCATTGGCAACTTCTAGAAGCGCCCAGGCGCTTTTACGCACGTGTTCCCACGCTGACATTAGCCTTGCTGTCTGCTTTCATTGAATCTTGAATTGTCATGTCCACTCGTTCGCTTCACTCAATTCGTCTAAATCCACGGATTGACGACTATACGCAACCCCACTGTTGAGGTTGACCTTTACACTGAGAAGGGTCTCTTCCGCGCTGAGGTCCCCTCTGGTGCCTCTACCGGTGCCCACGAGGCTGTCGAGTTGAGGGACAAGGGTTCCGACTACATGGGCAAGGGTGAGGTTTTACGCCCTTTTTACTGCTCAGATAATATTCTAACTATACATTAGGTGTCCTCAAGGCCGTTGAGAACGTCAACAAGGTCATTGCCCCCGCCCTTATCGACTCTAAGCTTCCCGTCACCTCccagaaggagattgacGACCTTCTCATTAAGCTCGACGGTACTGAGAACAAGGGCAAGCTCGGTGCCAACGCTATCCTCGGTGTCTCCATGGCCGTTTCCGaggctgctgccgctgacAAGGTTTGTCAAATTTTCACGTTTCATTGTTGCTCCAGATGTTAAACTGGCAATCACAGGGCGTCCCTCTCTACGGCTACCTCGCTCAGCTCGCCGGTGTGTCTGAGCCTTACGTCCTCCCTGTTCCTGCTTTCAACGTCATCAACGGTGGTTCCCACGCTGGTAACGCCCTTGCCTTCCAGGAGTTCATGCTCCTCCCCACTGGTGCTTCCAGCTTCACTGAAGCTATGAAGATGGGTTCCGAGACCTACCAcaccttgaagaaggtcatCACCAAGAAGTACGGTATTGACGCCGCCAATGTCGGTGACGAAGGTGGTTTTGCCCCCAATGTCTCTGGTGCTGAGGAGTCTCTCGACCTCCTTACTGAGGCTATCAAGCAGGCCGGTTACACTGGCAAGGTCCAGATCGGTCTTGACGTTGCTTCCTCTGAGTTCTTCAAGGAGGGCAAGTACGACCTTGACTTCAAGGTGAAccacttccatctctttaATGGTGTCCGAAGTCAGGCTGACAAAATTATAGAACCCCAACTCTGACTCCTCCAAGTGGCTCTCCGGTAAGGAGCTCGCCGACCTCTACCACGGCTACTGCGAGAAGTACGACATCTGCTCCATCGAGGATCCATTCCACGAGGATGACTTTGACGCCTGGGCCGCCTATAACCAGACCGCCAAGATCCAGATTGTCGGTGACGACCTTTTGGTCACCAACCCTCGACGAATCAAGATGGCtatcgagaagaaggcctGTAACGCCCTCTTGCTCAAGATCAACCAGATCGGTACCATCTCTGAGTCTATTCAGGCGTATGTCCTTTTTTCCTGCCGTTCCCGGGCGATATTGCTGACTTGTCAACAGCGTTCAGCTCGCTCAGTCTAACGGCTGGGGTGTCATGACCTCTCACCGATCCGGTGAGACCGAGTCTACCTACATTGCCGACCTTGCCGTTGCCCTCAGGACTGGTGAGATCAAGACTGGTGCTCCTTGCCGATCCGAGCGAATGGCCAGTACgtcattctcttcttcaaattTCTTTCGAGTATGTGTCACTAACCATAATGTAGAGTACAACCAGCTTCTTCGTATCGAGGAGCAGCTCGAGGGTAAGAGCATCTTTGCTGGCGGCAAGGGTCTCTCCAAGGGTACCACCGCTCCCGAGCTCCACTCTTCCAAGTAAACACCTCCCTCgttttttccttctctatTCTTTGTTTGACAGTAACCGGCAATCAATATTAGGATGTTGAATGGGTCTGGGGAGAATCTTGAGTTGAGAGCGACGGAAGCGCGCCACGATCAAGAAAGAGTCGTTTCCGTGATGGAGGAAGTATTGAGAAGTATTTTACTAAAAAAAAGTAAGATCTGTTAAAAAATGCATGGTCGTAGAGTTTCCTCTTTGTTCGTGTTCACGAGTTCTATTGAAACTCCTGTCCCTTCACTTTATCCTGTCGCTTCTGTCGTACTTTATACAACGAATAGTTGCTTCCCACTCTTTCTTTTAACGATAAtaggggaaaaaaaattgcAAGCGCATAAATACGAGGTGGCATCTAACACATGCCTTCAATATTTCATCCTGTTTCGCTTTGTTCAAAGCAGAGAAACTTGCTGAAACAACGCCTTTAATCTGCATAAGCATTTCTGTTCGAATATAGTTGTCATTATTCTATTCACCATCTCCAGTGAACATGATCTTCACTGTAACATTTGACGGTTTGTCGGCCATAATGATGTAGCTAAACAATGACTTCTCGCGCCAAGGAGTCAGTGCTACGACAAAATGCCTATCAGCTGCCAAATCCCACAGAATAATACAGAGGGAGGAAATTACTGTCTATCCAGTGTGTAACAGCTAGATTGCAGTCAATTTGTAGTCAAATGCAGTTCTGAGCTGAGCTGGAGAACTTACCGATGGAGGCTAAATATGCAGGTCTGCATATTCCACAACGCTCGTCACCCAAACTGAGCTTGAAATAATGGGTGATTCTGCTGATTCGAAgcgttgttgttgctgtagCGGTGTCACTGTCCTCTCTGGCATCTTGCAATCAGCTTTACCATgcagaagacgaggatCGGGAATGTGATCCATAAATGTGACATTTCTCTTCTGTAGGCATTTATACCAGTTTAGCCCCCACCGTTACTTACCGTTTGATGAAAGGCAGGGAAGCGTTTACTTACTAATAGACGACGATTACGAATGTAGTTATGACAGAGAGATAGAACTCTGAGAACTTTGTACTATTTATTAGTTACAGGGTATTCCGATGTTTGTTACGTTGTCTGAACTGCAGGTTACTCACCCTCGACGAATACTTCGATCCACCAATGCCAGAGATCTTGAGCCCGCGATATCAAAAGTTCCAAGTTTAGTTCGTACAGAAAAAAGGATGCAGTCGACGAGGGCAGAATTGCAAGCATATAAAATAGCTCGTTGCGGAGTCATGTCCGTCGTTCTGCTTCGCCTCGATGCCTTCCACCCAGATAGGATTTCGTCATCAGCGACAGTTGGCAGTCCCTGCACGTTGGTTGAGTCTTCCATCTTTGATATTTGTGAATATTCCTGTTTCAAACTATTATTCGTTCAGGCCTTTGGTGACTAATGTCAGATAGACGGTTTAGGAGCTGCCTTTGTCAAAGAGGCAAAATCAGAGTGACCCTTGGTTGTACAGGCTAGGTGCTACTAGAAAGTTCATTGTGGAGCTGTCATTGACACCCATTGGGTGTGCATCGCCCATATTTGTCCATGGTAGGACAAATCGATGCTAACAAGAGTCTGTCAGCTGGCCGCCATCGTAGAAGAATAATAAAGGAGAGATTGGTGGCTATCCATTGTGTAACAACTAAATTGCATTCAAAGCAGGAGGACTTACTGATGAAGGCTATGACGGAGTTAGTCTAGCTGCTCGTTTAGATAGAGGACTACGTGGTCTTTTTCGTTCAGATTCTATACCTTACTTtaattttctcttttgtagctttctggtctttcctcatcactatcttgtacactgctctctgagactgtttgtacgaaggtgctgagTGAATACCAGTTCAACAAGCTAAATATGACAAAGCGGTGTCGCAACTGCATTTACTTCAGCGCTCTGTATAGCGTTCGTTGCGGTGTGGCAAAATATCGTAGCAGTGAATAGTAGGTGGTTAACTCACTGGCTGAAAAAGCGTGCATTGCCACCATCTTGTGTTGAGACCAACTGCTTCTTCAGTACTTCCATACTAATTAATAGCAGCCTACTAGAAGTAGTACGTTATAATGAGAGTGATGGGTAATCtagaaaaagaaaagaaaaagaaaaggatgtTCTAAGGCAAAGGCTAATTACTTACCATCTGTCTACTGATGCGAGTGATCCTGGCCATTATGTTCAACTGTGTACACACCAGTCTGATCCGACAGAAGTTCCGCGAGAAACAGTGCGACGAGGGTGCACGGCGCATCCTATATATACTGTACTGAGAAGCAAAAGATAGACGGATCACTCAATTGAAAAACATTTTCCCTGCCCCTGTTTCAGTTACAACAGTCGACATCACAGGAGATATTTGGGCCTGTTcgctcgtcctcttcttccctcgtACATAGCTCATAGAATACTAATGAGTAGTAATAAGTAGTATATAGACAATGAAGTCAAATAAATAGAGAATGGAATTAAGGGCCTAGATGATCACTGCATGTAGGTCTCATGGTGTGGCTGATACAGGCCACACTTCAGCTGCCTACCTACTCGGcgaatgaggaaggaactTGCGATGCTCACGCACAAAgatgatcatgatcatACAACAACGAAAGGAGAGTTGCTTACAATACCTCTTTGAAGGCTACCCTTTTGCCCGATCTTTAGGTCTATATAAAGAAAAGGTTGAGGACTAGCATGCGCGACGAGAGATAATTGTTGTGGACTAGTAAACTGATATGTGTCTTTTTTGTAATATCGAAAGGAATGTCTGACTTGCGGTCGCGTCCGTCGCAAACCAGTCAGTGAGTAGTGAGTGGAAGTCGAATTAgattttttttaaaaa includes these proteins:
- a CDS encoding hypothetical protein (Match to ESTs gb|CF192244.1|CF192244, gb|CF189028.1|CF189028, gb|CF189027.1|CF189027; HMMPfam hit to Enolase_C, Enolase, C-terminal TIM barrel domain, score: 632.0, E(): 4e-187; HMMPfam hit to Enolase_N, Enolase, N-terminal domain, score: 63.4, E(): 5.9e-16) — protein: MGKGVLKAVENVNKVIAPALIDSKLPVTSQKEIDDLLIKLDGTENKGKLGANAILGVSMAVSEAAAADKGVPLYGYLAQLAGVSEPYVLPVPAFNVINGGSHAGNALAFQEFMLLPTGASSFTEAMKMGSETYHTLKKVITKKYGIDAANVGDEGGFAPNVSGAEESLDLLTEAIKQAGYTGKVQIGLDVASSEFFKEGKYDLDFKNPNSDSSKWLSGKELADLYHGYCEKYDICSIEDPFHEDDFDAWAAYNQTAKIQIVGDDLLVTNPRRIKMAIEKKACNALLLKINQIGTISESIQAVQLAQSNGWGVMTSHRSGETESTYIADLAVALRTGEIKTGAPCRSERMAKYNQLLRIEEQLEGKSIFAGGKGLSKGTTAPELHSSK